A stretch of DNA from Campylobacteraceae bacterium:
AAAATATCTTAAAATAAGAAAAGAATTAAAGGAAAATAAATGGAAATACTCATATTTTTAATCGTAATGATTGTTATTTGGTTGCGTTGGAGCAGATATTACACGAACAAACAGATAAAAAATGCTTTGAAGCAAGTAAATGAAAACAAAGCTTTTCGTTCAGGAATTAAATTTACAGAATATTTAAGATATTTTAAATTGGACATGGGCTCAAGTGCTCAAAGTATAGATACCGTGTATGAAGATAAAAATATTACCATTGTAAAAGATGATAATGAATGTGTTTTAATGGTAAATAAAAAGAATGAGAACAGTCCTGAAATACAAAAATAAAGTATTTTACTCTTTATTTAAACAAAAAAACTACTGTAAATTTTAAATTTAACGTTTTTCAAGCCTAAAAGAGAGGCTTGAATCATATCTTCGTGAAATTTTTCTTTTTATTATCTACTTAACTAAAGCGCATTATTTCTTACTTTTTCATGTTTTACTGTTTTAAAATTGTGCTATAATTCGCATAATTAAATAATTAACAAGAATTTTAGGATTTATTTTACTTAAAAGAAGGCATTATTATTAAACTAATAACTTCTTTTAATATTATGTCATATTTGAGATAAGTATTTATTCTAAGTTTATACTCGATTTTCTAAGTGATAAATAGAAGTATTGATTAACGTATCAAAAAAATTTAAAAATTAAAAATTATAAAATAATTAAAAGGCTAAGATAATGACAATAACAGCAGAACAAAATGTATTGATTCAAGAGTTTGAAAACATTGTAGGTTCAAAAAAAGTTCTAACCAGTGAGAGTAAAACATCTTATTACAGAAGTGGTTTTCGTTCTGGAATTGGTACGGCTTTAGCAGTTGTTTTTCCAAGTACTCTGCTTGAACAATGGAAACTAATTGAAGCGTGTGTTAAAAATAATTGTATCATTATCATGCAAGCTGCAAAAACAGGACTTACAGAAGGTTCTGCTCCTAGTGGAAATGACTATGATAGAGACCTTGTTATTATATCTACTCTTGCAATTAATAAAATTCATTTAATAAATGAAGGAAAACAAGCCGTTAGTTTAGCAGGTGCTACGCTTCACTCACTTGAAGAAACTCTGGTTAAAATAAACAGAAGTCCTCATTCTGTTATTGGTTCTTCTCAATTAGGTGCTACTGTTATTGGTGGTATTGCTAATAACTCAGGAGGCGCATTAGTAAAACGAGGTCCAGCTTATACTGAACTTGCTATTTATGCACAAGTTGATGAAAAAGGAAAATTACACCTTGTTAATAATTTAGGAATTGATGGACTTGGGGATACACCAGAAGAAATATTAACAAATCTTCAAGAAGGTAACTTTGATGCTTCTAAAATTTCTTATGATAAAGGAATAGCATCTGATAATGAATATGAGGCACGTGTTCGTGATATAACATCAGACATTCCAGCCCGTTTTAATGCTGATGAGAGAAGATTATTCGAAAGCAGTGGTTGTGCTGGTAAACTGGGTGTTTTTGCAGTACGAACAGATACTTTTGTAATACCTAAAAGAGAACAAGTTTTTTATCTTGGAACGAATAACCCAGATAAACTTGCAAAACTAAGAACGGATATTCTAAAGGACTTTACGAACCTTCCAGAAATGGGAGAATACATGCACCGAACTATTTTTAATATTACAGAAGAGTATGGAAAAGATACTTTTGTAGCAATTAGATACTTAGGTACGAAAAGAATGCCTCTTTTATATGAAATAAAAGCAAAAGCGGAGAACTTTTTAAAAGGGTTTTCATTTTTACCAAAAGATATTCCAAATAAAGTAATGCAATATACAAGTAAATTATTCCCCAATCAAATTCCACAGCGTTTACTTGATATTAGAGATAAATATGAACATCATTTGATTTTAAGTATGGGAGATGATGGAATAGAAGAAGCAAAAGTATATTTAGAAGAAAACTGGAATGAAGATAAAGAAAACAGCGATGGTGGATATATAGAATGTACAAAAGAAGAGGGCGATAAAGCAATCTTACACAGATTTGCAGCCGGTGGAGCTACTGGAAGGTATGCTGTTATGAACAATAATATAATTTCAGGTGTTTTGCCTTTAGATATTGCATTACGTCGTAATGATACGCAATGGTTTGAAGTACTGCCAGAAGAAGTAGCAAAAAATATTGAAATTACCCTTCATTATGGACATTTTATGTGTAATGTATTTCATCAAAATTACATTTTCAAAAAAGGTACTGATTTAGTAAGAATGAAAGAAATTATGCTTGAATTTTTAGACGCAAAAGGTGCTAAGTATCC
This window harbors:
- the dld gene encoding D-lactate dehydrogenase, yielding MTITAEQNVLIQEFENIVGSKKVLTSESKTSYYRSGFRSGIGTALAVVFPSTLLEQWKLIEACVKNNCIIIMQAAKTGLTEGSAPSGNDYDRDLVIISTLAINKIHLINEGKQAVSLAGATLHSLEETLVKINRSPHSVIGSSQLGATVIGGIANNSGGALVKRGPAYTELAIYAQVDEKGKLHLVNNLGIDGLGDTPEEILTNLQEGNFDASKISYDKGIASDNEYEARVRDITSDIPARFNADERRLFESSGCAGKLGVFAVRTDTFVIPKREQVFYLGTNNPDKLAKLRTDILKDFTNLPEMGEYMHRTIFNITEEYGKDTFVAIRYLGTKRMPLLYEIKAKAENFLKGFSFLPKDIPNKVMQYTSKLFPNQIPQRLLDIRDKYEHHLILSMGDDGIEEAKVYLEENWNEDKENSDGGYIECTKEEGDKAILHRFAAGGATGRYAVMNNNIISGVLPLDIALRRNDTQWFEVLPEEVAKNIEITLHYGHFMCNVFHQNYIFKKGTDLVRMKEIMLEFLDAKGAKYPAEHNVGHMYKAESTLKKFYEKLDPTNTFNPGIGKLSKYKQACNCC